A genome region from Micromonospora inyonensis includes the following:
- a CDS encoding MFS transporter — MSTLSTTAPVTDTAARPGRRHRLDDWRPEDPEFWRTTGARIARRNLWVSILAEHVGFSVWSLWSVTVLFLGPEYGIDPAGKFLLTAVPAALGATLRLPYTLAVARFGGRNWTIVSALLLLVPAVPMTVLLEPGVSYATLMVLACLTGVGGGNFASSMANINLFFPERLKGKALGLNAGGGNLGVPAVQLVGLAVLATAGAGYPRLVPAVYLPLIVLAALAAARWLDNVPAARNEPGALREVAREPHTWVMSLLYIGTFGSFIGFGFAFGQVLQIEFADRFATPVDAAWLTFLGPLVGSLIRPVGGHLADRYGGARVTFWNFVAMAGGASLVLYAARERSLALYLTGFLALFVTSGIGNGSTYKMIPAIFRARVAAEVAGGRLDPTDAERRARRLTGALIGVAGAVGASGGVLVNIAFRQSFLTWRSADAAYLAFIGCYAVCLLVTWLVYLRPGSRRLAGV; from the coding sequence GTGAGCACTCTCAGCACCACCGCACCGGTCACCGACACCGCTGCGCGACCGGGCCGCCGGCACCGGCTCGACGACTGGCGGCCGGAGGACCCGGAGTTCTGGCGTACCACGGGGGCGCGGATCGCCCGCCGCAACCTGTGGGTGTCGATCCTCGCCGAGCACGTGGGCTTCTCGGTGTGGAGCCTCTGGTCGGTCACCGTGCTGTTCCTCGGTCCCGAGTACGGCATCGACCCGGCCGGGAAGTTCCTGCTCACCGCCGTACCGGCCGCGCTGGGCGCGACGCTGCGCCTGCCGTACACCCTGGCGGTGGCCCGCTTCGGCGGGCGGAACTGGACCATCGTCAGCGCGCTGCTGCTGCTGGTGCCGGCGGTGCCGATGACGGTGCTGCTCGAACCGGGCGTGTCGTACGCCACGCTGATGGTGCTCGCCTGCCTCACCGGCGTCGGCGGCGGCAACTTCGCCTCCTCGATGGCGAACATCAACCTCTTCTTCCCGGAGCGGCTGAAGGGAAAGGCGCTCGGCCTCAACGCCGGCGGCGGCAACCTGGGCGTGCCCGCGGTACAGCTGGTCGGACTGGCGGTGCTGGCCACCGCCGGGGCCGGGTACCCCCGCCTGGTGCCGGCGGTCTACCTGCCGCTGATCGTGCTGGCGGCGCTGGCGGCGGCGCGGTGGCTGGACAACGTGCCGGCGGCGCGCAACGAACCGGGGGCGCTGCGGGAGGTCGCCCGGGAACCGCACACCTGGGTGATGTCCCTGCTCTACATCGGCACCTTCGGCTCGTTCATCGGTTTCGGTTTCGCCTTCGGCCAGGTGCTCCAGATCGAGTTCGCCGACCGTTTCGCCACTCCGGTCGACGCGGCCTGGCTCACCTTCCTCGGCCCGCTGGTCGGCTCCCTGATCCGGCCGGTCGGCGGCCACCTCGCCGACCGTTACGGCGGGGCCCGGGTGACGTTCTGGAACTTCGTCGCGATGGCTGGCGGCGCGTCGCTGGTGCTGTACGCGGCCCGCGAGCGGTCGCTGGCGCTGTACCTGACCGGGTTCCTGGCCCTCTTCGTGACCAGCGGAATCGGCAACGGTTCGACGTACAAGATGATCCCGGCGATCTTCCGGGCGCGGGTGGCGGCCGAGGTGGCCGGTGGGCGGCTCGACCCGACCGACGCCGAGCGCCGGGCACGCCGGCTGACCGGGGCGCTGATCGGCGTCGCCGGGGCGGTGGGCGCCTCCGGCGGGGTGCTGGTGAACATCGCCTTCCGGCAGTCGTTCCTGACCTGGCGGAGCGCGGACGCCGCGTACCTGGCGTTCATCGGCTGTTACGCCGTGTGCCTGCTGGTGACCTGGCTGGTCTACCTGCGTCCGGGGAGCCGACGGCTCGCCGGGGTGTGA